The nucleotide window cattgcgacaaagatcatactttttggagaaatgccctctggtctgatgaaacaaaaatagaactgtttggccataatgaccattgttatgtttggagagaaagggcttgcaagccgaagaacaccatcccaacagtgaagcacgggggtggggcagcatcatgttgtgggggtgctttgctgcaggagggactggtgcacttcacaaaatagatggcctcatgaggaaagaaggaaaatgatgtggatatattgaacatctcaagacatcaatcaggaagttaagcttggttgcaaataggtcttccaaatggacaatgaccccaagcatacttccaaagttgtggcaaaatggtttaaggacaaagtcaaggtattggagtgtccatcacaaagccctgacctcaatcccatagaaaatgtgtgggcagaactgaaaaagcgtgtgcgagcaaggaggcctacaaacctgactcagttacaccagctctgtcaggagaaatgggccaaaattcacccaacttattataggaagcttgtggaaggctacccaaaacatttgacccaagttaaacaatttaaagtcaatgctaccaaatactaattgagtgtatgtaaccttctgacccactgggaaagtgatgaaagaaataaaagccgaaataaataattctctactattattctgacaattcacattcttaaaataaagtggtaatcctaactgacctaaaacagggaatttttactaggatgattaaatgtcaggaattgtgaaaaactgagtttaaatgtatttggctaaggtgtatgtaaacttccaacttcaactgtacattgaaAAGCAGTAGCTGATCAAACAAATAGAAACCATTCTTTGTGACAACTGAATGGTCTGGGTTGCCGTAGTGATAACAAAGAGAAAAGGTTAACACTAAGACAACCAATAAAAACACAACAGATTACAAAGTACATTAACATTGCATATCTATGGTTGAAACCTGGCAGTCTGAGGTTCCCAGTCTGGGTTGGTGTTGGACAGTTAGCCAGTTCTATCTCCTGTAGCGGTACCTCTTGAAGTGGAACCACAGCTGGAAAATCCCATTGGCGAACTGACAGCGGAACCCATGACGGTGAGAATACTCCCACTCGCGGTTCACGATCTTAAAGGCAATGTCCTCATATGGCGGGCCCGCGTGGAACCGCAGAACCCCAAAGTCCTTGTTGTCAGGACTGGGTTCTAGGAAGTACTGCGGCGTGGAACGTTTGTTGATCAGGTCTGGGTAGAAGATGTTGAACTTGTAGCCCTGGACGATCTTAGGCGGAGGGTTGTCGAAGTCGTAATGCGTCTGGTTATATTTGTTCCACTCAAAGCCTGTGTGGACCCTGTTGAAGAAGCGTGGTTTCCGGGGACGGTATTTGTCGGCCCACAGGTACATCTTGCCCGTTAGGGGAAGCTCCACGCTAAACTGAGCCTCGTCCCCGCCCATGCCCTGTTTGGCACGACGCACAAACTCATCCTCCGCATTCTCATTGGCATCAcctggagaacaagaggagagagagagatgaatatgaCGATAGGTAGAGATGTCcgagtgtttctgtgtgtgtgtgtgtgtgtgttgatgcaaAGCCACTTACCTGTGACGGCGAGCTGTCTGCGTGAGAGGTGTAGTTTTTGTGTGTCTTCGtcaggtgtgatggtgtgtgtgtccagcgGTAGCTCTGAGGGCAGCAGCAGGGTGGGACTGTAGCGGCCAGAGTCATACTCTGCCTGGCTCTGCTGGATCAAATCCTCCTCGGTCAGAACGGCCTCTACCACCtcacccttctcctctccctccttctcaccATCTCCCTCTGTGGATGGGCCTGCCACTTGGTCATCCTTCTCTGTAGCGCTCTTCTGATTGGCggaaggggaggaagaggcgGCGCCAGGCTCCTTTGAGGGAGGGTCTTCTTTCTCGGTCCTGtagagaagaaacagaggagGCAAAGGTCAAACCTTGTGTATATGAGCATGTAAAGAAAGAGGTTGAAGGTgaaaaaactgtgtgtgtgtgtgtctgcccatGTACTCACACATCCTCTTCCTCAGGCTCCTCTTTGATAATGGGGAAGAGAGGCACACTCTCCACTCCCTGCTCCTGTTTCAGCTTGAACAGCTTCTGACGCAACACATCCTGGTGCCTCTCTCTCAACCTATAACACAGATAGGgatggttaacacacacacagaaatgccaGAGACCGGTAGGGTAAGTgtgcatacccacacacaccgGTCCTCACCGTGCTCGGCCCATGTAGACCCTGACTTGCTGCATCAGACTCTCCCAGTAGCCTATGTCCAGGTTGGATCCCCCAGCTCGGATCTTAGTCTCCATGTTGAGGTTCAGCGCCTGGAGCTGGCTGTACGTCTTTCCCTTAAACACTATCTGAACATCGGTGCTCACTGACGTGTTAATGCCATCACGACGGTCACCTGGGGACGAGGGAGACAACATCAGACTGGGGCTGTGCAAGAAATGGCCCCATATGCCCCatagagtacactacttttgaccaggggacCATTTTGGACACATCCTAGGagagggacaaggggagaaatgcCTAGGTGTAGGCACAGAGGATAGAGGTTGATGGTGGAATGCCAAGCCAGAATATGGGCCAATGAGGGAGAGCGCTACTGAGATGTTACTATAGTTTGGCCTATCGGAGGTGGTGCTGCTGCTGTACCTGGGCCTTTTCCAGATGCCTCCAGTTTCCGGAGCTTGCTTATCTCGTCCTCTGTGATGGTGGTCATGTCCCTCCAGTAGTCCACATTCTTGCCCTGCTCCAGCTCCATGTACACCTACAGggaaaatgcacacacacacgtcacacacagacatgtcacacagtctctctcttcccgctACAAATCACAATTGATAGAAACAGTTCTAAGAAcattgaacaaacacacacaccagggtttcaGTTAGGAAAATGTGGTGCCGGACAACCTGACAGGCAAAACATGTACCGGTATTTACCAGACATCCTAATGCATTGTCTGTGTGACGCATTAGAGCGTCCACCCAATTCATCTTAACAGAATAGAAATGAGCCTgtaaagttgtaaaaaatatataacaatGTTCTTATACCAAAATGACAGGTTTTATTGAAAAGCAAAACATTTCCTGTTGCATCTTTACCCCTTCTAGAAATCAGAAATTAATATCGATTTTTTTAAGACGGAAAAGACATTTAGCCTAGAACAAGTCACCTACACAGCAATAAAACTTAAATATAATAATTTGTGAACGACCTGTCCTATAGGCTATTTGTATGAACATGTTTATTAATAAAGAAAAaaacctgctgttttcaaatACGATCTAGGCCTCTCTAATTGAACTTTACATTTTAAATAGGCCTAATAAATAACAactggggagaggtggaggaacacCAGGGTCTGCCCCACTCCCACTGCCATGCAGCACCACAGCAGGGGAAAGAGACCTAATAAATAACTACTGGGGAGAGGTGTTGGAGGAACACCAGGGTCTGGCCCACTCCCACTGCCATGCAGCACCACAGCAGGGGAAAGAGGCCTAATAAATAACAACTGGGGAGAGGTGTTGGAGGAACACCAGGGTCTGGCCCACTCCCACTGCCATGCAGCACCACAGCAGGGGAAAGAGGCCTAATAAATAACAACTGGGGAGAGGTGTTGGAGGAACACCAGGGTCTGGCCCACTCCCACTGCCATGCAGCACCACAGCAGGGGAAAGAGGCCTAATAAATAACAACTGGGGAGAGGTGTTGGAGGAACACCAGGGTCTGGGCCCACTCCCACTGCCATGCAGCACCACAGCAGGGGAAAGAGGTCTAATAAATAACAACTGGGGAGAGGTGTTGGAGGAACACCAGGGTCTGGCCCACTCCCACTGCCATGCAGCACCACAGCAGGGGAAAGAGGCCTAATAAATAACAACTGGGGAGAGGTGTTGGAGGAACACCAGGGTCTGGCCCACTCCCACTGCCATGCAGCACCACAGCAGGGGAAAGAGACCTAATAAATAACAACTGGGGAGAGGTGTTGGAGGAACACCAGGGTCTGGCCCACTCCCACTGTCATGCAGCACCACAGCAGGGGAAAGAGGCCTAATAAATAACAACTGGGGAGAGGTGTTGGAGGAACACCAGGGTCTGGCCCACTCCCACTGCCATGCAGCACCACAGCAGGGGAAAGAGGCCTAATAAATAACAACTGGGGAGAGGTGTTGGAGGAACACCAGGGTCTGGCCCACTCCCACTGCCATGCAGCACCACAGCAGGGGAAAGAGGCCTAATAAATAACAACTGGGGAGAGGTGTTGGAGGAACACCAGGGTCTGGCCCACTCCCACTGCCATGCAGCACCACAGCAGGGGAAAGAGGCCTAATAAATAACAACTGGGGAGAGGTGTTGGAGGAACACCAGGGTCTGGCCCACTCCCACTGCCATGCAGCACCACAGCAGGGGAAAGAGGCCTAATAAATAACAACTGGGGAGAGGTGTTGGAGGAACACCAGGGTCTGGGCCCACTCCCACTGCCATGCAGCACCACAGCAGGTGAAAGAGGCCTAATAAATAACAACTGGGGAGAGGTGTTGGAGGAACACCAGGGTCTGGGCCCACTCCCACTGCCATGCAGCACCACAGCAGGGGAAAGAGACCTAATAAATAACAACTGGGGAGAGGTGTTGGAGGAACACCAGGGTCTGGCCCACTCCCACTGCCATGCAGCACCACAGCAGGGGAAAGAGACCTAATAAATAACTACTGGGGAGAGGTGTTGGAGGAACACCAGGGTCTGGCCCACTCCCACTGCCATGCAGCACCACAGCAGGGGAAAGAGGCCTAATAAATAACTACTGGGGAGAGGTGTTGGAGGAACACCAGGGTCTGGGCCCACTCCCACTGCCATGCAGCACCACAGCAGGGGAAAGAGACCTAATAAACAACAACTGGGGAGAGGTGTTGGAGGAACACCAGGATCTGGCCCACTCCCACTGCCATGCAGCACCACAGCAGGGGAAAGAGGCCTAATAAATAACTACTGGGGAGAGGTGTTGGAGGAACACCAGGGTCTGGCCCACTCCCACTGCCATGCAGCACCACAGCAGGGGAAAGAGACCTAATAAATAACTACTGGGGAGAGGTGTTGGAGGAACACCAGGGTCTGGCCCACTCCCACTGCCATGCAGCACCACAGCAGGGGAAAGAGGCCTAATAAATAACTACTGGGGAGAGGTGTTGGAGGAACACCAGGGTCTGGCCCACTCCCACTGCCATGCAGCACCACAGCAGGGGAAAGAGGCCTAATAAATAACTACTGGGGAGAGGTGTTGGAGGAACACCAGGGTCTGGCCCACTCCCACTGCCATGCAGCACCACAGCAGGTTGAAAGAGGCCTAATAAATAACAACTGGGGAGAGGTGTTGGAGGAACACCAGGGTCTGGCCCACTCCCACTGCCATGCAGCACCACAGCAGGGGAAAGAGGCCTAATAAATAACAACTGGGGAGAGGTGTTGGAGGAACACCAGGGTCTGGCCCACTCCCATGCAGCACCACAGCAGGTTGAAAGAGGCCTAATAAATAACAACTGGGGAGAGGTGTTGGAGGAACACCAGGGTCTGGCCCACTCCCACTGCCATGCAGCACCACAGCAGGTTGAAAGAGGCCTAATAAATAACAACTGGGGAGAGGTGTTGGAGGAACACCAGGGTCTGGCCCACTCCCACTGCCATGCAGCACCACAGCAGGGGAAAGAGGCCTAATAAATAACAACTGGGGAGAGGTGTTGGAGGAACACCAGGGTCTGGCCCACTCCCACTGCCATGCAGCACCACAGCAGGTTGAAAGAGGCCTAATAAATAACAACTGGGGAGAGGTGTTGGAGGAACACCAGGGTCTGGCCCACTCCCACTGCCATGCAGCACCACAGCAGGTTGAAAGAGGCCTAATAAATAACAACTGGGGAGAGGTGTTGGAGGAACACCAGGGTCTGGCCCACTCCCACTGCCATGCAGCACCACAGCAGGGGAAAGAGGCCTAATAAATAACAACTGGGGAGAGGTGTTGGAGGAACACCAGGGTCTGGCCCACTCCCATGCAGCACCACAGCAGGTTGAAAGAGGCCTAATAAATAACAACTGGGGAGAGGTGTTGGAGGAACACCAGGGTCTGGCCCACTCCCACTGCCATGCAGCACCACAGCAGGTTGAAAGAGGCCTAATAAATAACAACTGGGGAGAGGTGTTGGAGGAACACCAGGGTCTGGCCCACTCCCACTGCCATGCAGCACCACAGCAGGGGAAAGAGGCCTAATAAATAACAACTGGGGAGAGGTGTTGGAGGAACACCAGGGTCTGGCCCACTCCCACTGCCATGCAGCACCACAGCAGGGGAAAGAGGCCTAATAAATAACAACTGGGGAGAGGTGTTGGAGGAACACCAGGGTCTGGCCCACTCCCACTGCCATGCAGCACCACAGCAGGTTGAAAGAGGCCTAATAAATAACAACTGGGGAGAGGTGTTGGAGGAACACCAGGGTCTGGCCCACTCCCACTGCCATGCAGCACCACAGCAGGTTGAAAGAGGCCTAATAAATAACAACTGGGGAGAGGTGTTGGAGGAACACCAGGGTCTGGCCCACTCCCACTGCCATGCAGCACCACAGCAGGGGAAAGAGGCCTAATAAATAACAACTGGGGAGAGGTGTTGGAGGAACACCAGGGTCTGGCCCACTCCCACTGCCATGCAGCACCACAGCAGGGGAAAGAGGCCTAATAAATAACTACTGGGGAGAGGTGTTGGAGGAACACCAGGGTCTGGCCCACTCCCACTGCCATGCAGCACCACAGCAGGTTGAAAGAGGCCTAATAAATAACAACTGGGGAGAGGTGTTGGAGGAACACCAGGGTCTGGCCCACTCCCACTGCCATGCAGCACCACAGCAGGGGAAAGAGGCCTAATAAATAACAAATGGGGAGAGGTGTTGGAGGAACACCAGGGTCTGGCCCACTCCCACTGCCATGCAGCACCACAGCAGGGGAAAGAGGCCTAATAAATAACAACTGGGGAGAGGTGTTGGAGGAACACCAGGGTCTGGCCCACTCCCACTGCCATGCAGCACCACAGCAGGGGAAAGAGGCCTAATAAATAACAACTGGGGAGAGGTGTTGGAGGAACACCAGGGTCTGGCCCACTCCCACTGCCATGCAGCACCACAGCAGGGGAAAGAGGCCTAATAAATAACAACTGGGGAGAGGTGTTGGAGGAACACCAGGGTCTGGCCCACTCCCACTGCCATGCAGCACCACAGCAGGGGAAAGAGGCCTAATAAATAACAACTGGGGAGAGGTGTTGGAGGAACACCAGGGTCTGGCCCACTCCCACTGCCATGCAGCACCACAGCAGGGGAAAGAGGCCTAATAAATAACAACTGGGAGAGGTGTTGGAGGAACACCAGGGTCTGGCCCACTCCCACTGCCATGCAGCACCACAGCAGGGGAAAGAGGcctaataaataaaacaattatcaACCTGATATTGgataagtaaataaatacattaaggCTGGTTCATAGATAGAAATCTTATTTTACAACGCTCCAGTGAAACGAGGCCCACGCCATGCATTTATGAAAGTGCTTGTTTCCGGAGATTAAAATTATATCTCTTTACAGTTCTACTGGATGATAATAAATGATGTTTATTATAATTGGACTTATCTTGGGGACGTGACTCACGTCATGTGATATAAGTGGCTTATTCATAACTACTCTGTTTCCTACTATAGACAGTTGGCTGCCTAGTGATTGAAACATTTTAACTGATGTGAATAGTTGGCACACACCCTACACCAATGTCCCAGAGGATTTATTATGAAGTATATTTGTTTGCCTTAGAAGTTGGAGAATATGCATTTTTTCACAATggatgttttttgtgtgtttttttacaaTTTGGCCAGTAACAATTTTATTTATCCGCTTTTCTTATTTTACCAAATGTCGGAATTTACCGTCTAACggaaaccctgacacacacacaccttgatgtCTTCAAGCAGGTCGTCCATGTCAGTGACGGTGAGTCCATTGAGGAAGGTGTAAGGTTCGTGCATCTCCACAGCCAGGTCGTCATCCTCAGCACTGATGTACTTAGCCAACAGGTCTATGGGCTTAGCACGGCCGTCACGGATACGGATCTTAGACCTAAACACACAAACATCTATTAGTTAGTGGTCTGCACACTAATTCACATCAGCAAACACCAGAGCAGTGAGATGTTGTTTATGTACCAGGCTGTTTTCAAGTGAGTATATGGAACCATGtgaggttgagggttagggttacaggggGACGGTAATGAAGGTGTCACCACTCACCGTAGCTTGGCCTGGTGCAGGTGGAAGTTATCCTCTTGTTCTGCCCAGGTTTTGAAATGCtctgcctccttctctctctgcagcatCTCTAGCTCCGTCTCTCTCAtggccttctccctctccctctccagtcgcAGCTGCTTCAcctaaacacagacagacacacttatACACAGTTCCTGCTCTTGCATTGCATTCTCCATAAGCACATAGATTCCTGAACCTATTAAACACACATCAGCTCGTTTTTGCATAGAAGCATACCTTCTGCAGTTCTCTACGATTCTCCTCCTGGATGCGTTTGTTTCTGTCTTTCAGGTCCTTCTCACCCAGATGGCCAATGCCCTTCCTGTCTAGAGCCTgaccacaacaccaccaccacagaaacaCAGATTATTCAGAGCCTGGTCAGATGTAACCACTGTCCTTCTAAAAGGAGGGTGTTGATAGTCCCACATACATCCATTTATCAAGtgcccactctcctctccctctcttaccttcTGCCATTTGAAGGTGCCCAGCAGGTTGTTGTCTCCAAAGGGGTTGTCTGCATTGGTATAGCCCATATACTCCTCACTCCAGCccatcttctccctcttcttcctctccttggCCTCTTTCTTGGCCAGTCGTCTGGCCCTCTTCTCCTCTGGGGTCTCCAGGGCCTTCAGCATCTCTCTCTGGTTCTTCTTCTCATCTCGGACCGAGGGTCCGGCCTCTCCAGACCCCGGGCTGCCTCCACGGGCCCCGCCCTCCGACCCAGAGCTCTTGGACGAGTCAGAGGAGCCAGAGCGACGTCTTTTCCTATCTTTGTCCCTACCTctgctttcctctctcctcccgtgGTTTTCACTCCTCCGGCTGCTTCTCTCTCCGTCTTGACTACTCTCCTCACCTCGGCTTCGGTCCCCCTCTCTGCTTTTCATTCTCTCCCTgatctgtcgttccctctctctgctAGGGCTTCTGCTCCCTCTGTCTGCACtcctctgccatctcctctcccGGTCAATGCTCcccccatccctcactctcttccgGTCTGCACTGGACCCTAAATCGGACTGGGACTGAATCCagcccctcctcttctctcctttgtcTTCTCTTCTGCctttcattttctctctttccttcctctcctttggatCATCTGAGTCAGAGCTGATGGATAGAAAAATGTAGTTGCAGACATGTGATTTCTTCATTAATATTGTACTTGTTTGACATTTTGCTGCACTGTTATGCGCTAGTAAAACATGCAAAGTTGGAAGAACAGTATTGTCTACaatgtcattgtgtgctgtagcattaagatttcccttcactagaaaTAAGGGGCCTACCCCAAAccctgaaaaacaaccccagaccattattcctcctccaccaaactttatagttggcactatgcatctgCCAGATTCATTCGTCAgactgctagatggtgaagcatgaGTCATTACTCaggagaacgcgtttccactgctccagagtccaatagcagcgagctttacaccactccagccgatgcttggcattgtgcatggtgatcttaggcttgtgtgtggctgctcggccatggaaacccatttcatgaagctcccaacaaagagttcttgtgctgacgttgattccagaggtagtttggaactctgtagtgagtgttgcaactaagGACAGACAATTGTTATGGGCTATGCGcttcagcggtcccattctgtgtgtttgtgtgacctaccacttcgtagatgactcgatccctccgatgtcaacaattacagaccagtatcccttctttcttttctctccaaaattcttgaacgtgccgtccttggccagctctcccgctatctctctctgaatgaccttcttgatccaaatcagtcaggtttcaagactagtcattcaactgagactgctctcctctgtatcacggaggcgctccgcactgctaaagctaactctctctcctctgctctcatccttctagatctatcggctgccttcgatactgtgaaccatcagatcctcctctccaccctctccgagttgggcatctccggcgcggcccacgcttggattgcgtcctacctgacaggtcgctcctaccaggtggcgtggcgagaatctgtctcctcaccacacgctctcaccactggtgtcccccagggctctgttctaggccctctcctattctcgctatacaccaagtcacttggctctgtcataacctcacatggtctctcctatcattgctatgcagacgacacacaattaatcttctcctttcccccttctgatgaccaggtggcgaatcgcatctctgcatgtctggcagacatatcagtgtggatgacggatcatcacctcaagctgaacctcggcaagacggagctgctc belongs to Oncorhynchus gorbuscha isolate QuinsamMale2020 ecotype Even-year linkage group LG22, OgorEven_v1.0, whole genome shotgun sequence and includes:
- the LOC124009409 gene encoding cactin-like; protein product: MGPKKYHRSRSGSRSRNRNRSKISRSRSPQEKMCRSRSVGRKQNPRRIARSESGSSDSSGGSAGRQWPPSRGHPGSRSDSDSDKSRKLKGKSKDRSSSDSDDPKERKEREKMKGRREDKGEKRRGWIQSQSDLGSSADRKRVRDGGSIDRERRWQRSADRGSRSPSRERERQIRERMKSREGDRSRGEESSQDGERSSRRSENHGRREESRGRDKDRKRRRSGSSDSSKSSGSEGGARGGSPGSGEAGPSVRDEKKNQREMLKALETPEEKRARRLAKKEAKERKKREKMGWSEEYMGYTNADNPFGDNNLLGTFKWQKALDRKGIGHLGEKDLKDRNKRIQEENRRELQKVKQLRLEREREKAMRETELEMLQREKEAEHFKTWAEQEDNFHLHQAKLRSKIRIRDGRAKPIDLLAKYISAEDDDLAVEMHEPYTFLNGLTVTDMDDLLEDIKVYMELEQGKNVDYWRDMTTITEDEISKLRKLEASGKGPGDRRDGINTSVSTDVQIVFKGKTYSQLQALNLNMETKIRAGGSNLDIGYWESLMQQVRVYMGRARLRERHQDVLRQKLFKLKQEQGVESVPLFPIIKEEPEEEDVTEKEDPPSKEPGAASSSPSANQKSATEKDDQVAGPSTEGDGEKEGEEKGEVVEAVLTEEDLIQQSQAEYDSGRYSPTLLLPSELPLDTHTITPDEDTQKLHLSRRQLAVTGDANENAEDEFVRRAKQGMGGDEAQFSVELPLTGKMYLWADKYRPRKPRFFNRVHTGFEWNKYNQTHYDFDNPPPKIVQGYKFNIFYPDLINKRSTPQYFLEPSPDNKDFGVLRFHAGPPYEDIAFKIVNREWEYSHRHGFRCQFANGIFQLWFHFKRYRYRR